Proteins co-encoded in one Papaver somniferum cultivar HN1 chromosome 5, ASM357369v1, whole genome shotgun sequence genomic window:
- the LOC113279249 gene encoding uncharacterized protein LOC113279249 — protein sequence MAIMIQLLEEFAMMLHNNEKEDDRKYKFAPDFTVASCYSSLEVDGFLAFPHKQIWNPKIPLKVSFLAWTLFHDGAPSLEFLQRVGKVNSSTCLLCNTEQETQSHLFLHCSETRKVWHYFLDSFGVKWVFSENVKSNLWEWKAKKNRSMIKKIWSILPFAIWWTIWRERNYRVFNNKRRYLGQLIVTVKYTQFNWSLHTKIFEGYSLSTLICNWEAVIGNN from the coding sequence ATGGCTATTATGATTCAGTTACTTGAAGAATTTGCTATGATGTTGCATAATAATGAGAAGGAGGATGACAGGAAATACAAGTTTGCACCTGATTTCACTGTCGCCAGCTGCTACTCCTCTTTAGAAGTGGATGGATTTTTGGCTTTTCCTCATAAACAAATATGGAACCCAAAAATTCCATTAAAAGTGTCTTTTCTGGCTTGGACTTTGTTTCACGATGGAGCACCTTCTTTGGAGTTTCTACAGCGAGTTGGTAAGGTTAACTCGAGTACTTGTTTACTTTGTAATACGGAGCAGGAAACACAAAGTCATTTGTTCTTACATTGCTCAGAAACAAGAAAGGTATGGCACTATTTTCTGGATAGTTTTGGAGTGAAATGGGTGTTTTCTGAGAACGTTAAATCAAATTTGTGGGAATGGAAGGCTAAGAAGAATAGAAGTATGATAAAGAAAATCTGGAGCATCCTACCTTTTGCAATTTGGTGGACGATCTGGAGAGAGCGGAACTACAGGGTGTTTAACAACAAAAGGCGGTATTTAGGTCAGTTGATTGTGACTGTCAAATATACTCAGTTTAATTGGTCTTTGCATACTAAAATTTTTGAAGGCTACTCATTGAGTACGCTAATTTGTAATTGGGAAGCTGTGATTGGCAACAACTGA